A single window of Girardinichthys multiradiatus isolate DD_20200921_A chromosome 15, DD_fGirMul_XY1, whole genome shotgun sequence DNA harbors:
- the LOC124881763 gene encoding adhesion G-protein coupled receptor F1-like produces MQSCSHSNKQFTCKVTEPEAFQATTTLNIFTDPIVCNNTEYGTGRMGDKATTMCAEGLKGYKSAVCLESTVWKLVEDFCIVTKINELLIDSVDLKEEEIQTFTTNLSKAVKEEEQEITKSSATISAIVNILHIIASVSVDVSDGVMQNILNTVDVIIGDDAKDSWDFLNTNQIQNSSSELLGSFETISDKINGNVALHTRRIKLYRTKFNNSFSKELTSNVSINIPDTGLNDIYITTIVFSTLHNVMPSRNSSFEFTDSNSTSNKTKPDNTINAAVLLVKLNETIQNITLSYQKLNTTLELDPQCVFWNFKLFDKVGAWDDEGCEFVSDINYTVICTCNHLTSFSILMSTDIPESILLLDVITYIGVGISMVSLLICLIIEGIVWRALTINSTAFMRHVAIVNTALSLLIADICFIIWASIANNPKDNPNKDYIVPIGRCSAATFFMHFFYLAMFFWMFVSSLLLLYRTVMVFSQMSKWTMLTIGLTVGYVCPLIIAVTTVAATAPDNGYVRQDQVCWLNWMKTKALLALVIPALTIVVFNILVIIVVLYKMLTRRGSGNTVQADEKHALAVILRCVAILTPLFGLTWSLGIGTMVEPKNKRIHIAFAFFNSLQGFFILVFGTLFDSKIRSLVLQRVPALVSASNRTKSTSAGISSLRGLNIICRFWRRRNVYHVSPVPNSSGNTESSMLFTNI; encoded by the exons ATGCAAAGCTGCAGTCACTCAAATAAACAATTCACATGCAAAGTAACTGAACCAGAGGCTTTTCAAGCGACAACAACCCTGAACATTTTTACAGATC CTATTGTATGTAACAATACGGAGTATGGGACTGGACGAATGGGTGACAAAGCAACCACAATGTGCGCCGAAGGTCTGAAGGGTTACAAGAGTGCCGTTTGTCTAGAATCAACAGTGTGGAAACTTGTGGAGGACTTCTGCATTGTAACCAAGATCAATGAATTATTGATTGATTCAGTG GACCTGAAGGAAGAAGAGATTCAGACATTTACAACTAATCTAAGTAAGGCTGTCAAGGAAGAAGAACAGGAAATTACAAAATCTTCTGCAACAATATCAGCTATTGTTAACATATTACATATAATCGCAAGTGTTTCAGTAGATGTCAGTGACGGTGTCATGCAG AATATTCTAAATACTGTTGATGTCATCATTGGGGATGATGCTAAAGACTCCTGGGACTTTCTGAACACAAATCAAATCCAAAATTCCAGCTCGGAACTTCTGGGTTCATTTGAGACAATCTCTGACAAAATTAATGGAAATGTTGCTTTACATACTCGACGAATCAAGCTGTACAGAACCAAGTTCAACAACTCTTTCAGTAAAGAATTGACTTCCAATGTCTCTATAAACATTCCAGATACAGGCCTCAATGATATCTATATAACCACCATTGTATTCTCCACACTTCATAATGTTATGCCATCACGGAATTCTTCATTTGAATTTACAGATTCCAACAGCACCAGCAATAAAACTAAACCTGACAATACTATCAATGCTGCTGTGCTGCttgttaaattaaatgaaaccaTTCAAAACATCACTCTGAGCTACCAAAAGCTCAACACGACCCTGGAACTGGACCCACAGTGTGTTTTCTGGAATTTTAAACTCTTTGATAAAGTTGGTGCCTGGGATGATGAGGGCTGTGAGTTTGTTTCTGACATAAATTATACTGTAATTTGCACCTGCAACCACCTCACATCTTTCTCAATTCTGATGTCAACTGACATCCCTGAATCAATACTATTATTGGATGTAATTACATATATTGGAGTTGGGATATCAATGGTCAGCTTACTTATTTGTCTCATTATTGAAGGGATTGTATGGAGAGCCCTAACCATAAATAGCACTGCCTTTATGCGCCATGTCGCCATTGTTAACACagccctgtccctgctgattgCTGACATATGTTTCATCATTTGGGCCTCTATTGCGAATAACCCCAAAGATAACCCAAATAAGGACTACATAGTGCCAATTGGACGTTGTAGTGCAGCAACCTTTTTCATGCACTTTTTCTATCTTGCCATGTTCTTTTGGATGTTTGTTTCAAGTCTCCTGCTCTTATACCGGACAGTCATGGTTTTCTCCCAAATGTCTAAATGGACCATGCTTACCATTGGCTTGACTGTGGGATATGTTTGCCCTCTGATTATAGCTGTTACTACTGTTGCTGCCACAGCACCTGATAATGGATACGTAAGGCAAGATCAGGTTTGTTGGCTAAACTGGATGAAGACTAAGGCCCTTTTGGCCTTGGTGATCCCTGCCTTGACCATAGTTGTGTTCAATATTTTGGTCATAATAGTGGTTTTATACAAGATGCTGACAAGAAGAGGTTCTGGAAATACAGTACAGGCAGATGAAAAACATGCCTTAGCAGTCATTCTAAGATGTGTGGCTATACTGACTCCTTTATTTGGACTAACCTGGTCTTTGGGAATTGGAACCATGGTGGagccaaaaaataaaaggatcCATATTGCCTTTGCTTTCTTCAACTCATTGCAG GGCTTCTTCATTTTAGTGTTTGGGACGTTATTCGATTCCAAG